The following coding sequences lie in one Eubacterium ventriosum genomic window:
- a CDS encoding tetratricopeptide repeat protein: protein MNEQIQTLIANSRLAFVQGKYQEALDIAKDAIKVDPNNADAYLCAGNANMSFEKYDIAIKYYQKAVECEPENGDRYFHLGYALATNSQSAEAIAIFAKADEIGCSPEVTGQLYKILGMLCFDLKKYDDAVVNLCKAETIIGIDIEILQRKALSYGMLGEYTKGLEVANQIKLFAPSEYLGYRIAKEILLLQNRNEEAEEEIDRAERFSRPCMDFFIDKISLELAKYTQDKEKEHYRRALAYINDSLYAIKPEVQNVVDAYINAAEVYVQLEDGDMAANCLGAAENPIDSFNEGFSINKMESKENAGPIMRPSDREINRAVEEARRKYGDRRIEQTGYRVYYDYC from the coding sequence ATGAATGAACAAATTCAAACATTAATAGCCAATTCAAGATTGGCATTTGTACAAGGAAAATATCAGGAAGCACTTGATATAGCAAAAGATGCTATCAAAGTGGATCCTAATAATGCAGACGCATATTTATGTGCTGGAAATGCAAATATGTCATTTGAAAAATATGACATAGCAATTAAATATTATCAGAAGGCCGTAGAGTGTGAACCGGAAAATGGCGACAGATATTTTCATTTAGGATATGCTTTGGCAACTAATTCACAATCAGCGGAAGCAATTGCGATATTTGCAAAAGCAGATGAAATTGGATGTTCTCCGGAGGTTACGGGGCAATTATATAAGATTCTTGGAATGCTTTGTTTTGATTTAAAAAAATATGATGATGCGGTTGTTAATTTATGTAAAGCCGAAACAATTATCGGAATCGATATTGAAATATTACAAAGAAAAGCGTTAAGTTATGGAATGTTAGGCGAATATACGAAGGGGTTAGAAGTTGCAAATCAGATTAAATTATTTGCACCTTCTGAATATTTGGGATATAGAATCGCTAAAGAAATATTGCTGTTACAAAATAGAAATGAAGAAGCAGAGGAAGAAATTGACAGGGCAGAAAGATTTTCCAGACCATGCATGGATTTCTTCATAGATAAGATTTCCTTGGAATTAGCGAAATATACACAAGATAAGGAAAAGGAACATTATAGAAGAGCACTAGCGTACATAAATGATTCATTATACGCAATTAAACCAGAAGTACAGAATGTGGTAGATGCATATATTAATGCTGCAGAGGTTTATGTCCAGTTAGAGGATGGAGATATGGCAGCTAATTGTCTTGGCGCAGCAGAGAATCCGATAGACTCATTTAATGAAGGATTCTCAATTAACAAAATGGAAAGTAAGGAAAATGCTGGCCCTATTATGAGACCTAGCGATAGAGAGATTAACAGAGCTGTTGAAGAAGCAAGAAGAAAATATGGTGATAGACGAATTGAACAAACAGGTTACAGAGTTTATTACGACTACTGTTAA
- a CDS encoding polymorphic toxin type 15 domain-containing protein — protein MKKQEENMVIDELNKQVTEFITTTVKRDNSARDEINKSKKEFYSKYSYLKPDCEKNAIEKIVDKVEKAAEWCAKHWKLIATAVIVVVAVALIATGVGAGIGGTLLVGACWGAITGAVIGGVAGGLESMSQGGSFLDGFEDGAFSGAVGGAIGGAAFAGLGVAGSALGKGISCASKLGKAIKGTAAVSKVLSLGMAGFDMISLADMAIDNKNNPIADLNKKLHSSKAYNIFQTSVSALAVFTGGMTTTMSCFIAGTLVATKKGKIPIEEVKCNDWVLSAAPNTLRKSYKRVENIFNRQVDFLIHLYISGDEIVTSDNHPFYIVGKGFVAASLLCVGMQLIDANGDVHVLENIYREQCNSKVCVYNFTVEDFHTYFIGQNTILVHNAECNVAFNKKSKYDQKEYEQQLNDQQEGLNKLTLEEYKNNRETYIKNGRNPEGQKYQTAARDKEVLNRQLAYMKKGVDSNKALQLAKQDVKGLAALHGPDQIAGGRADNITGLGNSGINSSIGSQWKSRVNVLDDYVNSKISNYIKSNPTNTNGWKNLHLDVELSIGN, from the coding sequence TTGAAGAAGCAAGAAGAAAATATGGTGATAGACGAATTGAACAAACAGGTTACAGAGTTTATTACGACTACTGTTAAGAGAGATAATTCTGCACGCGATGAAATCAATAAGTCGAAAAAAGAGTTTTACTCGAAGTACAGCTATTTAAAGCCGGATTGCGAAAAAAATGCCATCGAAAAGATTGTGGATAAAGTTGAAAAGGCAGCTGAGTGGTGTGCAAAACATTGGAAGTTAATAGCCACTGCTGTGATTGTTGTGGTGGCAGTTGCATTAATAGCAACCGGAGTCGGAGCAGGAATAGGTGGAACACTTTTGGTTGGAGCCTGTTGGGGAGCAATAACAGGAGCAGTTATCGGTGGTGTTGCCGGTGGACTGGAAAGTATGAGCCAAGGCGGTTCTTTCCTTGACGGATTTGAAGATGGTGCTTTTTCAGGTGCAGTAGGCGGTGCTATTGGAGGCGCAGCTTTTGCAGGACTTGGAGTTGCCGGATCCGCATTAGGCAAGGGAATCAGTTGTGCATCAAAACTCGGAAAAGCAATAAAGGGAACGGCAGCGGTATCAAAAGTGCTGAGTCTTGGAATGGCTGGGTTTGATATGATTTCTTTAGCGGATATGGCAATTGATAATAAAAATAATCCTATTGCAGATCTGAATAAAAAACTACATTCAAGCAAGGCGTATAATATATTCCAAACTAGTGTGTCGGCATTGGCAGTTTTTACCGGTGGAATGACAACAACAATGTCATGCTTTATTGCAGGAACATTAGTGGCAACAAAAAAAGGAAAGATTCCTATTGAAGAAGTTAAATGTAATGATTGGGTATTATCCGCAGCTCCTAATACATTGAGAAAATCTTATAAACGTGTAGAAAATATTTTTAATCGTCAGGTTGACTTTTTAATTCATTTATACATCAGTGGAGATGAGATTGTAACATCTGATAATCATCCGTTTTATATAGTTGGAAAAGGATTTGTTGCAGCTTCTTTATTATGCGTTGGCATGCAATTAATTGATGCAAATGGAGATGTTCATGTTTTAGAAAACATTTATAGAGAGCAATGTAATAGTAAAGTTTGCGTTTATAATTTTACTGTAGAGGATTTTCATACATATTTTATTGGACAGAATACTATATTGGTCCATAATGCAGAATGTAATGTCGCATTTAACAAAAAATCAAAATATGATCAAAAAGAATATGAACAACAATTGAATGACCAACAAGAAGGATTAAATAAGTTAACACTAGAAGAATATAAGAATAACAGAGAAACTTATATTAAAAACGGAAGAAACCCAGAGGGACAAAAGTATCAAACTGCAGCTAGAGATAAAGAAGTTTTAAATCGACAGCTTGCGTATATGAAAAAAGGTGTTGACTCAAATAAGGCTTTACAACTTGCAAAACAAGATGTAAAGGGTTTAGCTGCATTGCATGGTCCCGATCAAATTGCTGGGGGGCGAGCAGATAATATCACCGGTTTAGGAAATTCGGGAATAAATTCATCAATTGGAAGCCAATGGAAGAGTAGAGTTAATGTATTAGACGATTATGTAAACTCGAAAATTAGCAACTACATAAAATCAAATCCCACTAATACTAATGGTTGGAAAAATTTACATTTAGATGTAGAGTTATCGATAGGTAACTAG